The proteins below are encoded in one region of Paenacidovorax monticola:
- a CDS encoding MFS transporter — MNTRGFLWGLIGLSVLMGLSIGYSRVITTLYAVQMQAHGWMLAAVALSQSIGMLVLAASAGRWVSTHGPRPVFVLGSAWGVLICLLIPLVPTFPALLLLTAAASLAMPPRFVSINTIFMSRLQELGKQRAGWFRAAHVIGMTFLGAMLATTLFPLYGPLPAFWGAAVIFGVNIVVFLVGIGRGAQAHAHSRGGRAQASLLRLFRLPLARRVALWEFSIQSLNAYFAFYIVIIVLRYLHLPERAAGFAVAAQGMAFVATLVAAGKLVMRRPQASRRIGGAMVLGALLGLAMSGSANGLYVCAAMLGCGLGLLQIINLTEFALLGETIGFSQAASINALSGPGGGVFGGLLGGLLESWIAPQPVFLAFIPLFVLLGFAQAHGGRRMAA; from the coding sequence ATGAACACACGCGGCTTTCTGTGGGGCCTGATCGGCCTGTCGGTGCTGATGGGGCTGAGCATCGGCTACTCCCGCGTGATCACCACGCTGTATGCCGTCCAGATGCAGGCCCATGGCTGGATGCTGGCGGCCGTGGCCTTGTCGCAGAGCATTGGCATGCTGGTGCTGGCGGCCTCGGCGGGCCGATGGGTGAGCACCCATGGCCCGCGCCCGGTCTTCGTCCTGGGATCGGCCTGGGGTGTGCTCATCTGCCTGCTCATTCCGCTGGTGCCGACCTTCCCTGCGCTGCTGCTGCTCACCGCGGCGGCGAGCCTGGCCATGCCGCCGAGGTTCGTTTCGATCAACACCATCTTCATGAGCCGGCTGCAGGAACTGGGCAAGCAGCGCGCGGGATGGTTCCGCGCGGCCCATGTGATCGGGATGACGTTCCTGGGGGCCATGCTGGCGACGACGCTGTTCCCGCTGTACGGCCCGCTCCCGGCCTTCTGGGGGGCTGCCGTCATCTTCGGCGTGAACATCGTGGTGTTTCTGGTAGGCATCGGCCGCGGCGCGCAGGCGCATGCCCATTCCCGTGGGGGACGTGCGCAAGCGTCGCTGCTGCGGCTGTTTCGGCTCCCGCTGGCGCGGCGGGTTGCGCTCTGGGAGTTCTCGATCCAGTCGCTGAATGCGTACTTCGCCTTCTACATCGTGATCATCGTGCTGCGCTATCTGCACCTTCCCGAGCGCGCGGCAGGCTTCGCAGTGGCTGCGCAGGGCATGGCGTTTGTCGCGACCCTCGTGGCGGCGGGCAAGCTGGTGATGCGACGCCCGCAGGCCAGCCGCAGGATCGGCGGCGCCATGGTCCTGGGCGCGTTGCTGGGCCTGGCGATGTCCGGCTCCGCGAACGGCCTCTATGTGTGCGCGGCAATGCTCGGGTGCGGCCTGGGCCTGCTGCAGATCATCAACCTCACCGAGTTCGCGCTGCTGGGAGAGACCATCGGCTTCAGCCAGGCCGCGTCGATCAATGCGCTGTCGGGCCCCGGTGGCGGGGTGTTCGGCGGGCTGCTGGGCGGCTTGCTCGAAAGCTGGATTGCCCCGCAGCCGGTGTTCCTGGCGTTCATCCCGCTGTTCGTGCTCCTGGGTTTTGCGCAAGCCCATGGCGGCAGGCGCATGGCTGCGTGA
- a CDS encoding LuxR C-terminal-related transcriptional regulator has translation MDIRTPPPQPSKYRIPRPRRDAVPRPALLARTLEQAADARLVLVQAPAGFGKTTLLVQIAAALAATPGGEVVWVSLDAEDNDANRLFATLFGALAALDLPWAVPPASVLAQLQDASPAARTALGLLIDALGARPEARIALVLDDLHHVTDAAALQLLDTLIARAPPELCLYVGSRIAPPLSLARWRAGGELVELGFEDLQFDLDAAQALCRQRGLEAPSDEALQAALARTHGWVAGLHLMLGSARKGASLPSLIGPVAHRHLFDYFAQEVLAELPPPLQQFVLYSSVLPELNPALCQAVTGLGDARAVLEALFGRQLFLSALDDTVPVLRFHDLFRDFLRGELERREPGLAAQLHARAAAAETRAERAVPHWLAAGRWSEALAALRQMADGLLAVGGTHRLERWLEQLPPDWREPHADAALLRGLCAWSRWDWVQARDEFQRSHDAFARQGQERDRLLALGMLGACHNALGDLDQAGEVLATAADAQLPPALQVAFDSLRAWNGVARGDSAAVLAGLAAMADNAALAPEARYPNIVDMSYGHFTGLPGTWPLMERLRRLCQSDRLDVVQVPALDAWLAFWHGEPGPARDALQALLQLQRHLPGDVMLSISALHLRSLHLSVQGHSAEALDSITQVFDTMTPGYSRGWRRTYVHAQARIHWRAEDADGLAALLPELARPRSAREWPVLDTGAALVQGQHALLRGDLAAARPLLAHAVALQRGGRLPAFMGDARFALAACLAGLGEPDAAAAALDEVLAEAVQDEGLGLLLEPPGRLQALWHALAPRLRCPAAAQAQLRRRLAAWQADGAPVDAAPLDDPLSAREREVLALLAEGQSNKLIARALDLSLHTVKRHVANILTKLALDSRTQAAAYWHRR, from the coding sequence ATGGACATCCGCACGCCGCCCCCTCAACCCAGCAAATACCGCATCCCGCGCCCGCGCCGGGACGCCGTGCCGCGCCCGGCGCTGCTGGCGCGCACGCTGGAGCAGGCCGCCGACGCCCGGCTGGTGCTGGTGCAGGCGCCGGCAGGTTTCGGCAAGACGACGCTGCTGGTGCAGATCGCCGCCGCGCTCGCCGCCACGCCCGGTGGCGAGGTCGTCTGGGTCTCGCTCGATGCCGAGGACAACGACGCCAACCGCCTGTTCGCCACGCTGTTCGGCGCCCTTGCGGCACTGGACCTGCCCTGGGCCGTGCCCCCTGCCTCCGTGCTGGCCCAGCTGCAGGACGCCAGCCCCGCCGCGCGCACCGCGCTGGGCCTGCTGATCGACGCCCTCGGCGCACGGCCCGAGGCCCGCATCGCCCTCGTGCTGGACGATCTGCACCACGTCACCGATGCGGCGGCGCTGCAGCTGCTGGACACCCTCATCGCCCGCGCGCCGCCGGAGCTGTGCCTCTATGTCGGCAGCCGCATCGCACCGCCGCTGTCGCTGGCACGCTGGCGGGCCGGCGGGGAACTGGTGGAGCTGGGCTTCGAGGACCTTCAGTTCGACCTCGACGCGGCCCAGGCGCTGTGCCGGCAGCGCGGGCTGGAGGCCCCGTCCGACGAGGCGCTGCAGGCCGCGCTGGCGCGCACCCACGGCTGGGTCGCCGGCCTGCACCTGATGCTGGGCAGCGCACGCAAAGGCGCCAGCCTGCCCTCGCTGATCGGCCCGGTGGCCCACCGCCACCTGTTCGACTACTTCGCCCAGGAGGTGCTGGCCGAACTGCCTCCGCCGCTGCAGCAATTCGTGCTGTACAGCAGCGTGCTGCCCGAGCTCAACCCGGCGCTGTGCCAGGCCGTCACCGGCCTGGGTGATGCCAGGGCGGTGCTGGAAGCCCTGTTCGGCCGCCAGCTCTTCCTGAGCGCGCTGGACGATACGGTGCCGGTGCTGCGCTTTCACGACCTGTTCCGGGACTTCCTGCGCGGCGAGCTGGAGCGCCGCGAACCCGGGCTGGCCGCCCAGCTGCACGCCCGCGCCGCCGCGGCCGAGACCCGCGCCGAACGCGCCGTGCCGCACTGGCTGGCCGCGGGGCGCTGGTCCGAGGCCCTGGCCGCGCTGCGCCAGATGGCCGACGGGCTGCTGGCCGTCGGCGGCACCCACCGCCTGGAGCGCTGGCTGGAGCAACTGCCGCCCGACTGGCGCGAACCCCATGCCGATGCGGCCCTGCTGCGCGGCCTGTGCGCCTGGTCGCGCTGGGACTGGGTGCAGGCCCGGGACGAATTCCAGCGCAGCCACGACGCCTTTGCGCGCCAGGGCCAGGAGCGCGACCGCCTCCTCGCGCTGGGCATGCTGGGGGCCTGCCACAACGCGCTGGGCGACCTGGACCAGGCCGGGGAGGTGCTCGCCACGGCGGCCGACGCGCAACTGCCCCCTGCGCTGCAGGTGGCCTTCGACTCGCTGCGCGCCTGGAACGGCGTGGCGCGGGGCGACAGCGCGGCCGTGCTGGCCGGCCTGGCCGCGATGGCAGACAACGCCGCACTGGCCCCCGAAGCACGCTACCCCAACATCGTGGACATGAGCTACGGGCACTTCACCGGCCTGCCCGGCACATGGCCGCTGATGGAGCGGCTGCGCCGGCTGTGCCAGAGCGACCGCCTGGACGTGGTCCAAGTGCCGGCGCTGGACGCCTGGCTGGCCTTCTGGCACGGCGAGCCCGGCCCGGCCCGCGATGCCCTGCAGGCCTTGCTGCAACTGCAGCGCCACCTGCCCGGCGACGTCATGCTGAGCATCAGCGCGCTGCACCTGCGCAGCCTGCACCTGTCCGTGCAGGGCCACAGCGCCGAGGCGCTGGACTCCATCACCCAGGTGTTTGACACCATGACCCCCGGCTACAGCCGGGGCTGGCGCCGCACCTATGTCCATGCGCAGGCCCGCATCCACTGGCGGGCCGAGGACGCCGACGGCCTGGCCGCGCTGCTGCCCGAGCTGGCGCGGCCGCGCTCCGCGCGCGAATGGCCGGTTCTGGACACCGGCGCCGCCCTGGTGCAGGGCCAGCACGCGCTGCTGCGAGGCGACCTGGCGGCGGCGCGGCCGCTGCTGGCGCACGCCGTGGCACTGCAACGCGGCGGGCGGCTTCCGGCCTTCATGGGCGATGCGCGCTTCGCGCTGGCGGCCTGCCTTGCGGGGCTGGGCGAGCCGGATGCCGCGGCGGCGGCGCTGGACGAGGTGCTGGCCGAGGCCGTCCAGGACGAGGGCCTGGGCCTGCTGCTGGAGCCGCCCGGACGGCTGCAGGCGTTGTGGCATGCCCTGGCGCCCAGGCTGCGCTGCCCGGCCGCCGCACAGGCCCAGCTGCGCCGCCGCCTGGCGGCCTGGCAGGCCGATGGCGCTCCGGTCGATGCGGCACCGCTGGACGACCCCCTGTCGGCCCGCGAGCGCGAGGTGCTGGCCCTGCTGGCCGAAGGCCAGAGCAACAAGCTCATCGCCCGCGCGCTGGACCTCAGCCTGCACACCGTCAAGCGACACGTGGCCAACATCCTGACCAAGCTCGCCCTCGACAGCCGCACCCAGGCGGCGGCCTACTGGCACAGGCGCTGA
- a CDS encoding LysR substrate-binding domain-containing protein — MELQAASWEQGGLEGARGALRGRLLAPELLRAFVAVVECNGYTPAARYLHRTQAAVSQQIARLEDCIGADLFEKPKRQLKLSEQGKVLLDYAHRLLALNNEAMERLRPGIVRGVVRMGATNYYATTVLPSLLAKFSELHPAIHIDLEVGVAEDMRKKLGPAFDLVINAFQSGQGNGVLLRKDPVAWAVSAHARPHLKAPIPLAVLPQGSLLRRWAEEALTAAGQRWVVVQESSSVEVLKASVLAGLAVGVFQDATVRAAPGLRPLLPDEGFPTLPSTEMWLERADRDLPRAAQCLYEFLRDQLPPWEAQGPAGVLEGTASSEPRS, encoded by the coding sequence GTGGAACTGCAGGCAGCGTCGTGGGAGCAAGGCGGCCTCGAAGGCGCCAGGGGCGCGCTTCGAGGCCGCCTGCTGGCGCCTGAGCTGCTGCGCGCCTTCGTCGCCGTGGTGGAATGCAATGGCTACACGCCCGCCGCGCGGTACCTCCATCGCACCCAGGCCGCGGTCAGCCAGCAGATTGCGCGGCTGGAGGACTGCATCGGTGCCGACCTGTTCGAGAAGCCCAAGAGACAGCTCAAGCTGAGCGAGCAAGGCAAGGTGCTGCTGGACTACGCCCACCGCCTACTGGCCTTGAACAACGAGGCAATGGAAAGGCTGCGGCCCGGGATCGTGAGGGGCGTGGTGCGCATGGGCGCGACGAACTACTACGCCACCACCGTGCTCCCGTCGCTGCTGGCGAAGTTCTCCGAGCTCCATCCCGCCATCCACATCGACCTCGAGGTCGGCGTTGCCGAGGACATGCGCAAGAAACTGGGGCCGGCGTTCGATCTGGTGATCAACGCCTTCCAGAGCGGCCAAGGCAACGGCGTACTGCTGCGCAAGGATCCGGTCGCCTGGGCGGTCTCGGCACACGCCAGGCCGCACCTCAAGGCACCCATTCCCCTGGCGGTGCTGCCCCAAGGGTCGCTGCTCAGGCGGTGGGCGGAAGAAGCACTGACCGCAGCAGGCCAGCGCTGGGTGGTGGTGCAGGAAAGCTCCAGCGTGGAGGTCCTGAAGGCTTCCGTTCTGGCGGGGCTGGCGGTCGGTGTCTTTCAGGACGCAACCGTCCGCGCGGCCCCGGGCCTGCGCCCTCTCCTGCCGGACGAAGGCTTCCCCACCCTGCCATCCACGGAGATGTGGCTGGAGCGCGCGGACCGCGACCTCCCACGCGCCGCCCAGTGCCTGTATGAGTTCTTGCGGGACCAGCTGCCGCCCTGGGAGGCCCAGGGCCCAGCCGGCGTCCTGGAAGGGACGGCCTCTTCCGAGCCGCGCTCGTGA
- a CDS encoding IPTL-CTERM sorting domain-containing protein — MTRFKFLAGLLVAGILCLGNAQAALSTFKTFNGKYAVSTSGWGSTTQTGTISATVPAGATVVAAYLYTSTYGSFAGAGGTLQGTAVTYTGLGKNSYLEAGRADVTPIVAPVINGGPGGAYSFSITETSARQDGSALVVVYRLPWLPMSTVAILDGFSVPTGDTTTLNFASPLNPAAPGFFAEMRLGIGFSCCSQRSNVRVNGTLITQNAGNNDDSAQPTPANGNLITVGGNNDPFSPLLPTYEGDHERYDLVPYVRAGDTSIRVDTENPSRDDNVFLAVFHTAGIAGANAPPPRISHPAAVPTLSPLGLALASAALGLMGLSALMRRRHG, encoded by the coding sequence ATGACGCGCTTCAAATTTTTAGCGGGACTGCTGGTGGCAGGCATCCTCTGCCTGGGGAATGCCCAGGCAGCACTGTCCACATTCAAGACCTTCAACGGGAAATACGCGGTGTCCACCAGCGGATGGGGCTCCACCACCCAGACAGGCACGATCAGCGCGACCGTTCCGGCAGGTGCCACGGTGGTGGCGGCATACCTCTATACCTCCACGTATGGCTCATTTGCGGGAGCAGGCGGAACGCTGCAGGGCACGGCGGTCACCTACACCGGACTGGGGAAAAACAGCTATCTGGAAGCAGGCCGCGCTGACGTGACGCCCATCGTGGCGCCCGTCATCAACGGCGGCCCGGGCGGCGCGTACAGTTTCTCCATCACGGAGACCAGCGCCAGGCAGGACGGTTCGGCATTGGTGGTCGTGTACCGGTTGCCGTGGCTGCCCATGTCCACGGTCGCCATCCTGGATGGGTTCTCAGTGCCCACCGGGGATACCACAACCCTCAATTTCGCCTCGCCGCTCAACCCCGCCGCCCCCGGGTTCTTCGCAGAGATGCGCCTGGGCATTGGTTTCAGCTGCTGCAGCCAGAGATCCAACGTCAGGGTGAACGGCACACTGATCACCCAGAATGCGGGCAACAACGACGACAGCGCGCAACCCACACCGGCCAACGGGAACCTGATCACCGTCGGCGGGAACAACGACCCATTTTCGCCCTTGCTGCCCACCTACGAAGGCGACCACGAACGCTACGACTTGGTCCCCTACGTCAGGGCCGGCGATACATCCATCCGGGTGGATACCGAGAACCCCAGCCGTGACGACAACGTCTTTCTGGCCGTTTTCCATACGGCGGGAATCGCAGGCGCCAACGCCCCTCCCCCGAGAATCTCACATCCGGCCGCTGTTCCCACACTTTCGCCACTGGGCCTGGCGCTGGCATCCGCCGCCCTGGGCCTGATGGGCCTGTCCGCCCTCATGCGCCGGCGCCACGGGTGA
- a CDS encoding TauD/TfdA dioxygenase family protein: MSNAVVAQRVQEYQSLPLSGGLGAELRGIFIRDNIPQEAIDFIYQMLLRYRVVFIRNQHQVTDQIHQDFARHFGDIVNHPTVAAEDEPSILELHSHRGGRANSWHTDVTFDVRPPKLSILRAVRLPELGGDTVWANTVAAYDHLPDNLQTLADKLWAVHGNDFDYAASRVELLHDEASRRYRRQYAAQVIKSEHPVVRVHPDTGERSLLLGHYTQRFVHCNTFESDRLYEIFQAHITRLENTVRWRWAEGDVAMWDNRTTQHYAINDYGDGERVMRRVTIMGEIPVALDGSESRVHVP, encoded by the coding sequence ATGTCGAATGCCGTAGTTGCCCAAAGAGTGCAGGAATATCAGAGCCTTCCCCTGTCGGGCGGGCTGGGCGCTGAATTGCGGGGAATTTTCATTCGCGACAATATACCGCAGGAGGCCATTGACTTTATCTACCAGATGCTGCTTCGGTATCGGGTGGTTTTCATCAGAAATCAACACCAGGTCACTGACCAGATCCACCAGGACTTCGCACGGCATTTTGGCGACATCGTCAACCATCCGACGGTCGCGGCCGAAGATGAGCCTTCGATCCTCGAACTCCACTCGCACCGGGGTGGGCGTGCCAACTCCTGGCACACCGATGTCACCTTTGACGTGCGTCCGCCCAAGCTGTCCATTCTTCGTGCCGTGAGGCTGCCGGAGCTGGGTGGGGACACGGTATGGGCAAACACGGTGGCCGCGTACGACCACCTGCCGGACAACCTCCAGACGCTGGCCGATAAGCTGTGGGCCGTGCATGGCAACGACTTCGACTATGCGGCCAGCCGGGTGGAGCTGCTCCATGACGAGGCTTCCAGGAGGTACCGCCGGCAATATGCCGCGCAGGTGATCAAGAGCGAGCATCCGGTGGTGCGGGTGCACCCCGACACCGGTGAGAGAAGCCTGCTGCTGGGTCACTACACGCAGCGCTTCGTTCATTGCAACACCTTCGAGTCGGACCGCCTGTACGAGATCTTCCAGGCGCACATCACCCGGCTCGAGAATACGGTGCGCTGGCGCTGGGCCGAGGGCGACGTGGCGATGTGGGACAACCGCACGACCCAGCACTACGCGATCAACGACTATGGCGACGGCGAGCGCGTCATGCGGCGCGTGACGATCATGGGAGAGATTCCCGTGGCCCTGGACGGCTCGGAGAGCCGGGTCCATGTGCCATGA